In Niallia sp. FSL W8-0635, one genomic interval encodes:
- the aspS gene encoding aspartate--tRNA(Asn) ligase — protein sequence MESSKRVLISECEQFIGEEVVLKGWVKKIRQLGKVGFLLLRDRTGVLQCVLEQEQNQLKIETESVVQVTGILVKTDKTANGVELQVNELIVLAEADSLPFEINKKKINVGLDHLLNHRVLSLRQEQINAIFTIQSMFVKGFADFLMKEGFTRIFTPKIVSQGAEGGANVFTFSYFDKNAYLAQSPQFYKQMMVGAGFERVFEIAPVYRAEEHNSSRHLNEYISLDVEIGFIENVDEVMEMEKRVLQYAFQYIKKNCQKQLDILQVEVPVINEIPKMTLAEAQKLLKEKYHKDSPEGDLNTEGERCIGSFIREKHGSDFVFITNYPRATRPMYTMPNKENPELTDSFDLLYKGSEITSGGQRIHRQAELIDSFKEKGLNPKEFKAYIDSFAYAIPPHGGFGIGLERIIMKFLGLGNIREASAFPRDCDRLIP from the coding sequence ATGGAATCTTCAAAAAGGGTACTCATCTCTGAGTGCGAACAATTTATCGGGGAAGAGGTTGTTTTAAAGGGATGGGTGAAGAAAATTCGCCAGCTAGGAAAGGTCGGTTTCTTATTATTGAGAGACCGCACAGGAGTGCTGCAATGTGTGTTAGAGCAGGAGCAGAATCAATTGAAAATAGAGACAGAAAGTGTCGTTCAAGTAACCGGAATCCTTGTAAAAACAGATAAAACAGCAAATGGAGTAGAACTTCAAGTAAATGAACTAATAGTACTGGCTGAGGCTGATTCTTTGCCATTTGAAATAAATAAGAAAAAAATAAATGTAGGATTAGATCATTTATTAAATCATCGCGTTTTATCTTTAAGACAGGAACAAATAAATGCTATTTTTACCATTCAATCCATGTTTGTAAAAGGCTTTGCAGATTTTCTCATGAAAGAAGGCTTTACCCGAATTTTCACTCCAAAAATCGTTTCACAAGGGGCAGAAGGCGGGGCAAATGTTTTTACCTTTAGCTATTTTGATAAAAATGCTTATTTAGCTCAATCCCCTCAATTTTATAAACAAATGATGGTTGGTGCAGGATTTGAACGAGTGTTTGAAATTGCCCCTGTATACAGGGCGGAAGAGCATAATTCTTCTAGGCATTTAAATGAATATATTTCGTTAGATGTAGAGATTGGATTCATTGAAAATGTGGATGAAGTAATGGAGATGGAGAAACGGGTTCTTCAATATGCTTTTCAATATATAAAGAAAAATTGTCAGAAGCAGTTAGACATACTTCAGGTCGAAGTACCAGTAATAAACGAGATTCCTAAAATGACATTAGCGGAAGCACAGAAGCTATTAAAGGAGAAGTATCACAAGGATTCTCCAGAAGGAGATTTAAACACAGAAGGGGAAAGATGTATCGGAAGCTTTATAAGGGAGAAGCATGGAAGTGATTTTGTTTTTATCACCAACTATCCGAGAGCAACACGACCGATGTACACCATGCCGAATAAGGAAAACCCTGAGCTAACTGACTCCTTTGACCTTTTATATAAAGGGAGTGAAATTACTTCTGGAGGACAAAGAATTCATCGCCAAGCAGAGCTAATAGATTCATTTAAAGAAAAGGGACTAAATCCAAAGGAATTTAAGGCGTATATTGATTCCTTTGCATATGCGATTCCACCACATGGAGGATTCGGGATTGGTTTAGAACGGATCATAATGAAGTTTTTAGGATTAGGGAATATTCGCGAAGCAAGTGCGTTTCCGAGAGACTGTGACAGGCTTATTCCATAA
- the ileS gene encoding isoleucine--tRNA ligase: MEKQKETDRAREKRILAFWEKEQIFQKSVEQRKNHDSFVFYEGPPTANGLPHVGHALGRTIKDIIARFQTMNGKQVIRKAGWDTHGLPVELGVEKALGISGKQEIEKYGVIPFIEKCKESVFSYEKQWKTFTNELGYWVDMDHPYMTMSNKYIESVWNILGTIHEKGWLYKGHRVSPYCPSCQTSLSSHEVAQGYKDVKDLSATVKFKLVTKENEYVLGWTTTPWTLPANVALAVHKDLDYVRVKVGEEIFIVAKDRLQPVIGLEGEVLETLKGSALVGLSYTAPFSYVQVEKGHTIHHGDFVINDSGTGIVHIAPAYGEDDYRLVQTNNLSFVHVVDERGRYKESITPLAGSFVKDGKVDVEIIKLLHQKGLLFHKEKYEHSYPHCWRCDTALLYYATESWFIKTTAAKEMLIAKNQEVTWYPDHIKDGRFGNFLDGLVDWNISRNRYWGTPLNVWKCTSCHKEVAPKSLEHVRQYAKTPFGDLELHKPYVDELVFTCPSCSGDMYRTPEVIDVWFDSGSMPFAQYHTPFENSELFQQQFPADVVVEGIDQTRGWFYSLLAVSILYSGEAPYKNVLATGHVLDEHGQKMSKSKGNALNPVELIQTYGADALRWALVVDSAPWNQKRFSEKNVQEAKSKMVDTFLSLFHFYSLYAEIDHFDPTLPKVKNIPIMDRWILSRLATTSAIVQTEMEQYQLTNAARKMGELMDDVSNWYIRRNRERFWIAGMPEDKVSAFQTLYTVLIHLSQLLAPFIPFTSESIHLALTGKSVHLTNFPSTISGWREMQLEGKMEKVKEVVELGRSLRHRYQIKTKQPLATLLIVSANTIEDNEFIQYESIIKDELNVKHINWVDSADDYIQYSLKLDFKKAGPKLGRNVKNAKNLLQNATEEQINFFINKGYLTFQLENKDSITLTKEEIILYRKTNLPGYQEASNKHFTVMLDTTITEALKKEGNIRELIRSIQDLRKESNLPIDKKIDLYIDSSPTFIKTIMEYHFLIHKGIILHQLFFERIERMKEIQIDGENVYIGLK, translated from the coding sequence ATGGAAAAACAAAAAGAAACAGACAGAGCTCGTGAAAAAAGAATCCTCGCCTTTTGGGAAAAAGAACAGATTTTTCAAAAATCAGTCGAACAGCGCAAAAACCATGACTCCTTTGTTTTTTACGAAGGACCGCCAACGGCCAACGGTCTTCCACACGTCGGCCATGCACTCGGTAGAACCATCAAAGATATCATCGCCCGCTTTCAAACAATGAACGGTAAACAAGTCATTCGCAAAGCAGGTTGGGATACACATGGACTCCCTGTTGAATTAGGGGTCGAAAAGGCACTCGGAATTTCGGGAAAACAAGAAATCGAGAAATACGGCGTCATTCCTTTTATCGAAAAATGTAAAGAGAGTGTATTCTCCTATGAAAAACAATGGAAAACCTTTACAAATGAATTAGGGTATTGGGTTGATATGGATCACCCCTATATGACCATGAGTAATAAATACATCGAATCGGTTTGGAATATCCTTGGTACGATTCACGAAAAAGGCTGGTTATATAAAGGGCACCGTGTCTCTCCATACTGCCCAAGCTGCCAAACCTCCTTGAGCTCACATGAGGTAGCCCAAGGATATAAAGATGTAAAGGACTTGAGCGCAACAGTTAAATTTAAGCTAGTCACAAAAGAAAACGAATATGTACTCGGTTGGACAACGACTCCTTGGACATTGCCAGCAAACGTCGCCTTAGCGGTTCACAAAGATTTAGATTATGTTAGGGTAAAAGTAGGGGAAGAAATATTCATCGTTGCAAAAGATAGATTACAGCCGGTAATCGGCTTAGAAGGAGAAGTCCTAGAAACTTTGAAGGGTTCAGCATTAGTAGGACTTTCCTATACAGCACCATTTTCATACGTTCAAGTGGAAAAAGGGCACACCATTCATCATGGCGATTTCGTCATAAATGATAGCGGAACAGGCATTGTCCATATCGCTCCAGCTTACGGAGAGGATGACTATCGTCTTGTGCAAACAAACAATCTTTCTTTTGTTCATGTAGTGGATGAAAGGGGAAGATACAAGGAAAGCATTACACCATTAGCCGGTTCCTTTGTAAAAGACGGGAAGGTTGATGTAGAAATAATCAAACTGCTCCATCAAAAAGGACTGTTATTTCATAAAGAGAAGTATGAACATTCTTACCCACATTGCTGGCGCTGTGATACAGCGCTTTTGTATTATGCTACAGAAAGCTGGTTTATTAAAACAACTGCAGCAAAGGAAATGCTGATTGCTAAAAATCAAGAAGTAACTTGGTACCCTGACCATATAAAAGATGGACGTTTTGGAAATTTCCTCGATGGTTTAGTCGATTGGAATATAAGCAGGAATCGATATTGGGGAACTCCATTAAATGTTTGGAAATGTACTTCTTGTCATAAGGAAGTCGCTCCAAAAAGTTTGGAACATGTTAGACAATATGCTAAAACACCCTTTGGTGATTTAGAATTGCATAAACCATATGTTGATGAACTTGTCTTTACTTGTCCATCGTGCAGTGGAGATATGTACCGGACACCAGAGGTTATTGATGTATGGTTTGATAGTGGCTCCATGCCATTTGCCCAATATCATACCCCCTTTGAAAATAGCGAATTGTTTCAACAACAATTTCCAGCAGATGTAGTAGTAGAGGGCATTGATCAAACAAGAGGATGGTTTTATTCCCTTTTAGCAGTATCAATCCTTTATTCGGGAGAAGCCCCGTACAAAAACGTCCTTGCTACAGGGCATGTATTAGATGAACACGGACAAAAAATGTCCAAAAGCAAAGGCAATGCTCTAAATCCAGTCGAGCTTATCCAAACATATGGTGCAGATGCCCTGCGGTGGGCTCTTGTTGTAGATAGCGCTCCATGGAACCAAAAAAGATTCTCAGAAAAAAATGTCCAAGAAGCAAAATCAAAAATGGTTGATACATTCTTAAGTTTATTTCATTTCTACTCTTTATACGCGGAGATTGATCACTTTGACCCTACATTGCCAAAGGTCAAAAACATTCCTATCATGGATCGCTGGATTCTCTCTCGATTAGCAACCACGAGCGCTATAGTACAAACAGAGATGGAACAATATCAACTGACCAACGCAGCCAGAAAAATGGGCGAATTAATGGATGACGTAAGCAATTGGTATATTCGCAGAAATCGAGAACGATTTTGGATAGCAGGAATGCCAGAAGACAAAGTTTCTGCTTTTCAAACACTTTATACCGTATTAATTCACTTATCACAATTGCTAGCTCCTTTTATTCCTTTCACTTCTGAAAGCATTCATCTTGCCTTAACAGGGAAAAGTGTCCATCTAACTAACTTCCCTTCTACTATTTCAGGATGGAGAGAAATGCAATTAGAGGGGAAAATGGAAAAAGTGAAAGAAGTAGTGGAGCTAGGGAGAAGTCTTCGCCACCGCTATCAAATAAAAACAAAACAACCGTTAGCAACCTTACTGATAGTTTCAGCAAACACTATCGAGGATAACGAGTTTATACAGTATGAATCGATTATAAAAGATGAACTGAATGTAAAACACATTAACTGGGTAGATTCTGCGGATGATTACATTCAATATTCCTTAAAGCTTGACTTTAAAAAAGCAGGACCAAAGCTAGGAAGAAATGTAAAGAACGCCAAAAATCTGTTACAAAATGCTACGGAAGAACAGATAAATTTCTTTATAAATAAAGGATATTTAACTTTCCAACTAGAAAATAAAGATAGTATTACCTTAACAAAAGAAGAAATAATACTCTATAGAAAGACGAATTTACCTGGTTACCAAGAAGCGTCTAATAAACATTTCACCGTGATGCTTGATACTACCATTACAGAAGCATTAAAAAAAGAGGGCAACATCCGGGAACTTATTCGCTCTATCCAGGATTTACGGAAAGAAAGCAATCTGCCTATTGATAAAAAAATTGATTTATATATCGATAGCTCTCCAACATTTATTAAAACGATTATGGAATATCATTTTCTTATCCATAAAGGCATTATTCTCCATCAGCTTTTCTTTGAGAGAATAGAGAGAATGAAAGAAATTCAAATAGACGGCGAAAATGTATACATTGGGTTAAAATAA
- a CDS encoding response regulator, translated as MQYSAQSIEQKRKLSASVSEPIYILMVDDLQENLLALEAVLNNPRYHLVFAKSGEEALKFILTYDFAVILLDVQMPGLNGFETAKLIKERKKSRHIPIIFITAISQDIQHIMQGYQVGAIDYIVKPFNPDALKSKVAQFVQIYESHTKSLHEMNWQTTSELEKMDKELRITKLDLTKNAVFSSILQKALQDTIVTFDEEGTIISVNPSVRRMFGYVEDDLIGSSMEVLLHSIETEISGETPITFDMLVPSFIGRMIEAKAKRKNNIVFPVDIYIGDAMVEDYQLFVCTIRDISERKEVELLRKQQVDQLEHAVEERTLELLSMNHKLHREREEKSKVTDDLMLSEGRFRQIFEASPCLMAIRSLQDPTFIAVNKNWVKSTGYTIEELKKESYHWEIFKDVNGIEESFPEGDWELPLKNQRVFFTIKSGEQKQGLLSTEIITIKNKNCVLIVLNDITERMAFEKEMARLDQLNLVGEMAAGIAHEIRNPMTTVHGFLQIGKSNPANLSLEHMELMIDELDRANKIIKEFLTLAKNKTSDKRLYSLNKVIEIIYPLINAEALLTGKKVNLQLGVCPELYLDEKEIRQLLLNLALNGLEAMEAEGILTIRTFCEEKHLVLEIIDSGNGIDEEILKKLGTPFFTTKDNGTGLGLAVCYRIAERHRARIKVQTSENGTKFSVYFEIEEGK; from the coding sequence ATGCAGTATTCGGCTCAATCTATAGAACAAAAGAGAAAACTATCTGCTTCAGTATCGGAACCAATCTATATTTTAATGGTAGATGATTTACAAGAAAACCTATTGGCTCTAGAAGCGGTGTTAAATAATCCTCGTTATCATTTAGTTTTTGCTAAATCAGGCGAAGAAGCATTAAAATTCATTTTGACATATGATTTTGCTGTTATTCTGCTTGATGTCCAAATGCCGGGGCTGAATGGGTTTGAAACAGCAAAATTGATTAAAGAACGAAAAAAATCACGCCATATTCCTATTATTTTCATAACCGCTATTAGTCAAGATATTCAACATATTATGCAAGGATATCAAGTAGGAGCAATTGATTATATAGTAAAACCTTTTAATCCAGACGCCTTGAAAAGCAAAGTGGCTCAGTTTGTGCAAATCTATGAAAGTCATACGAAAAGCCTTCATGAGATGAACTGGCAAACAACATCTGAATTAGAAAAAATGGATAAAGAACTAAGAATAACCAAATTGGATTTGACTAAGAATGCAGTATTTTCGTCTATCCTACAGAAGGCTTTGCAGGATACGATTGTTACCTTCGATGAAGAAGGGACCATTATTAGTGTTAATCCAAGTGTGAGAAGAATGTTTGGTTATGTAGAAGATGATTTAATTGGTTCTTCTATGGAAGTTCTCTTGCATTCTATTGAAACAGAGATTTCTGGCGAGACACCTATTACATTTGATATGTTAGTTCCAAGTTTTATTGGCAGAATGATAGAAGCCAAAGCCAAGCGGAAGAACAATATTGTTTTTCCTGTTGATATATACATTGGGGATGCAATGGTGGAGGATTATCAACTATTTGTTTGTACAATTCGAGACATATCGGAAAGAAAAGAAGTAGAGTTATTAAGAAAGCAACAGGTTGATCAACTAGAACATGCCGTGGAAGAGAGAACGTTAGAGCTACTTTCCATGAATCATAAGTTACATAGAGAACGCGAGGAAAAATCAAAGGTAACAGATGATTTAATGCTGTCAGAAGGACGATTTAGGCAAATATTTGAAGCAAGTCCATGCTTGATGGCGATACGTTCCCTACAAGATCCTACTTTTATTGCTGTAAATAAAAACTGGGTGAAAAGTACAGGTTATACGATTGAAGAGCTAAAGAAAGAAAGCTATCATTGGGAAATTTTCAAAGATGTAAATGGTATAGAAGAGAGTTTTCCTGAAGGAGACTGGGAATTACCTTTAAAAAACCAAAGAGTCTTTTTCACGATAAAAAGTGGGGAACAGAAGCAAGGATTATTATCTACCGAAATAATCACGATTAAGAATAAAAATTGTGTATTAATTGTATTAAATGATATAACAGAAAGAATGGCTTTTGAAAAAGAAATGGCGAGACTAGACCAATTGAATCTAGTTGGAGAAATGGCTGCTGGAATCGCTCATGAAATTAGAAATCCGATGACAACAGTTCATGGATTCTTACAAATTGGAAAATCTAATCCGGCTAACTTATCATTAGAGCATATGGAATTAATGATTGATGAACTAGATCGTGCAAATAAGATTATTAAAGAATTTCTTACATTAGCTAAAAACAAGACGAGCGACAAGAGACTATATTCATTAAATAAAGTTATTGAAATTATCTACCCATTAATTAATGCAGAGGCTTTATTGACTGGGAAAAAAGTTAATCTCCAATTGGGGGTTTGTCCAGAACTCTATTTGGATGAGAAAGAAATAAGGCAGCTTTTGCTTAATCTTGCTTTAAACGGTTTAGAGGCAATGGAGGCAGAAGGAATTCTGACAATAAGGACATTCTGTGAGGAAAAGCACCTTGTCTTAGAAATAATCGATAGTGGCAATGGGATTGATGAGGAAATATTAAAAAAACTAGGGACGCCTTTTTTTACAACAAAGGATAATGGTACAGGACTAGGTCTTGCCGTGTGTTATCGAATTGCAGAGCGTCATAGGGCAAGAATAAAGGTTCAGACAAGTGAGAATGGTACGAAATTCTCTGTATACTTTGAAATAGAAGAAGGAAAATAG
- the shc gene encoding squalene--hopene cyclase — translation MNTFLQSVEKEQQKRIQELVKLQHSDGSFHFRFQGSLMTDAFYIITIRALNIQTEEEHIHLLAKTLRATQHKEGYWKAYLDEPNGHLSATIIAYTALLYSGLYSKEDKQMQKAKAFILKNGGLAKAHFMIKWMLSVNGLYPWSHMIYIPMTFLLLPTFQPINFYQFSAYARIHFIPMLIAANKKFTIQTKTKPQLDDLFARDIALYPSYDHLEDERSPLTFLWKEMKRIGKFPAYLHHLGFQYGEKYMMDRLEEDGTLYSYASATFFMIYALLALGYNKNSPVIQKAIAGLTSLIDKKGELNHLENSTSTVWDTGLISYTLQQAGQSTDSITIKKATNYLLTKQHTKKGDWQVHNPNTEPGGWGFSDINTNNPDNDDTSAVLRALTATASTNKTVHHAWQKGTNYLLSMQNKDGGWGAFEKNTDWEILKLVPIDNARDAAIDPSTADLTGRVLEYLGNFAHLNYTHPHVKQAISWLIDHQEKDGSWYGRWGVCYIYGTWAALTGLTAVGIKANHPAIKKAIAWLKKTQHSNGGWGESCRSCEKLTYVSLPFSTDSQTAWAVDALIAAGESESKEVKRGIHYLLEEKKEKHAITYPTGIGLPKQFYIYYHSYNKIFPLLALSHYINDGKIEK, via the coding sequence TTGAATACATTTCTCCAATCGGTTGAAAAAGAACAACAAAAACGCATCCAAGAGCTTGTCAAACTACAGCATTCGGACGGTTCTTTTCATTTTCGATTTCAAGGAAGCTTAATGACTGATGCTTTTTATATCATCACTATTCGAGCATTAAACATTCAGACAGAAGAAGAGCATATCCATCTTTTAGCAAAAACATTGCGTGCTACCCAGCATAAAGAAGGCTATTGGAAAGCATATCTCGATGAACCAAATGGCCATCTGTCTGCAACCATTATTGCTTACACTGCTCTATTATATTCTGGTCTTTACTCGAAGGAAGACAAACAAATGCAGAAAGCAAAAGCGTTTATTTTAAAGAATGGAGGCCTGGCGAAGGCCCATTTTATGATAAAATGGATGCTTTCCGTGAATGGTCTTTATCCATGGTCCCATATGATATACATTCCGATGACATTTTTGCTTTTGCCAACCTTTCAGCCTATTAATTTCTATCAATTTAGCGCCTATGCTCGGATTCACTTTATTCCGATGTTAATAGCAGCTAATAAAAAATTCACTATCCAAACCAAAACTAAGCCACAATTAGATGATTTATTTGCAAGAGATATAGCCCTTTATCCATCCTATGATCACCTAGAAGACGAGCGATCTCCCCTTACATTTCTATGGAAAGAAATGAAACGAATCGGAAAGTTTCCAGCCTATCTTCATCACTTAGGCTTTCAATATGGAGAAAAATACATGATGGATCGTTTAGAAGAGGATGGAACACTTTACAGTTATGCAAGCGCAACTTTCTTTATGATTTATGCTTTGCTTGCCCTTGGCTATAATAAGAATTCCCCTGTTATACAAAAAGCAATAGCTGGTCTCACATCCCTCATAGATAAAAAGGGGGAGCTAAACCACTTGGAGAATTCTACTAGTACCGTTTGGGATACAGGATTAATTAGCTATACTTTACAGCAAGCAGGCCAGTCTACTGATTCGATTACGATAAAGAAAGCAACCAATTATTTGCTAACAAAACAACATACAAAAAAAGGAGATTGGCAGGTTCATAATCCAAATACGGAACCTGGAGGATGGGGGTTCTCTGATATTAACACAAATAACCCAGATAATGATGATACTTCAGCTGTTTTACGAGCCTTAACCGCAACTGCCTCCACAAACAAAACTGTTCATCATGCTTGGCAAAAGGGCACAAACTATTTATTATCCATGCAAAATAAAGATGGAGGGTGGGGCGCCTTTGAAAAAAATACCGATTGGGAAATACTCAAATTGGTCCCGATTGATAATGCAAGGGATGCCGCAATCGACCCTTCTACTGCTGATTTAACTGGAAGAGTACTAGAATACTTAGGAAACTTTGCCCATCTAAACTACACACATCCTCATGTAAAACAGGCCATAAGTTGGTTAATTGATCATCAAGAAAAAGATGGCTCTTGGTATGGCAGATGGGGTGTTTGTTATATTTATGGTACTTGGGCAGCACTTACGGGGTTAACAGCAGTTGGTATCAAAGCAAATCATCCAGCAATCAAGAAGGCAATTGCTTGGTTGAAAAAAACCCAACACTCAAATGGTGGGTGGGGAGAGTCGTGCAGGAGCTGTGAAAAGTTAACCTATGTGTCTCTACCATTTAGTACAGACTCCCAAACTGCTTGGGCTGTTGATGCCTTAATCGCGGCTGGAGAAAGCGAAAGCAAAGAAGTGAAAAGGGGAATCCATTACTTATTAGAAGAAAAAAAGGAGAAACATGCCATTACTTATCCGACAGGTATTGGGTTACCAAAACAGTTCTATATTTATTATCATAGCTATAATAAGATTTTTCCTTTATTGGCTCTTTCCCATTATATAAACGATGGAAAAATAGAGAAGTAA
- a CDS encoding DUF2871 domain-containing protein has product MKKVLNIALFYAIIGLVSGVYYREFTKMRDFTGETQLSVVHTHSFALGMMIMLIVYLFCYTMKIHTLKNFDVFFYFYNIGVLSTITLMIIRGTLQVLEYDLSTGLDSSISGIAGLGHISVTIGLVMFFLLLRKNHSENIRTK; this is encoded by the coding sequence ATGAAGAAAGTATTAAACATAGCCCTCTTTTATGCAATTATAGGTTTAGTTAGTGGTGTTTACTATAGAGAGTTTACGAAAATGAGAGATTTCACAGGGGAAACCCAGCTTTCTGTTGTTCATACTCACTCGTTTGCTTTAGGAATGATGATTATGTTAATCGTCTATTTATTCTGTTATACGATGAAAATTCATACACTTAAAAATTTTGACGTATTCTTTTATTTTTATAATATTGGTGTTTTATCAACGATTACTTTAATGATTATTAGAGGGACCTTGCAAGTATTAGAGTATGATTTATCAACTGGTTTAGATTCTTCCATCTCTGGAATTGCCGGATTAGGGCATATTTCTGTTACGATTGGTTTAGTAATGTTTTTCCTTCTTTTGAGAAAGAATCATAGCGAGAATATTAGAACGAAGTAG
- a CDS encoding DHH family phosphoesterase, with translation MYKLLSHNDLDGVGCGIIAKLAFGEDVEIRYNSVSFLNLEVEKFLDQKIEDTFLFITDLSVNEENTIRLDDYYKKGGKVQLIDHHKTALHLNDFEWGYVSVQDENGTLTSATSLLYEYLVKNEYMAPTPAIAEFVELVRQYDTWDWERNNNLAAQRLNALFYLISFDEFVEKMVTRLQASEHFFFDELEVQILDMEEKKIDRYIRRKRRELVQKEIDGLYAGVVYAEQYHSELGNELGKEYPHLDYIAIVNIGGKKLGFRTIHDHVDVSKVAGTYGGGGHVKASGCNLTDKAYQNYCLDTFALEPLREDPKKNEYNKKDSPLGTLFENKQDEVFFLYQVSKNQWAINHKKTKLQQTFSTFLQGEIFLRRNYGVWLARDDKYIRYVMDFVKHK, from the coding sequence ATGTACAAACTATTATCACATAATGACCTTGATGGGGTCGGCTGTGGCATTATTGCAAAGCTTGCTTTCGGAGAAGACGTAGAAATTCGTTATAATTCCGTTTCTTTTCTGAACCTAGAAGTAGAAAAGTTCTTAGATCAAAAAATAGAAGATACTTTTCTCTTTATAACGGATCTTTCTGTTAATGAAGAAAATACGATTCGACTAGATGACTATTATAAAAAAGGTGGTAAAGTACAACTTATTGACCATCATAAGACAGCTCTTCATTTAAATGATTTTGAATGGGGATATGTATCCGTTCAAGATGAAAATGGCACATTAACAAGCGCCACTTCTTTATTGTATGAATATCTAGTAAAAAATGAGTATATGGCTCCCACTCCTGCTATTGCAGAATTCGTCGAGTTGGTAAGACAATATGATACTTGGGACTGGGAAAGAAATAATAATCTAGCAGCGCAACGCTTAAATGCACTTTTTTATCTAATTTCTTTTGATGAATTTGTGGAAAAAATGGTAACACGCTTGCAAGCAAGTGAGCATTTCTTTTTTGATGAACTAGAAGTACAAATACTAGATATGGAAGAAAAGAAAATCGACCGTTACATTCGCCGAAAAAGACGGGAACTTGTCCAAAAAGAGATTGACGGTTTATATGCCGGCGTTGTCTATGCCGAACAATACCATTCTGAGTTAGGGAATGAGCTTGGAAAGGAATATCCTCATTTAGATTACATAGCAATTGTTAATATCGGCGGAAAAAAACTTGGTTTCCGTACGATTCATGATCATGTCGATGTATCAAAGGTGGCAGGCACATATGGCGGCGGCGGTCATGTCAAGGCATCTGGCTGTAACTTAACAGATAAAGCCTACCAAAATTACTGCCTAGATACTTTTGCATTAGAACCACTCCGAGAGGATCCGAAAAAGAACGAATATAATAAAAAGGACTCTCCACTTGGAACCCTTTTTGAAAATAAACAAGATGAAGTGTTCTTCCTTTATCAAGTGAGCAAAAACCAATGGGCAATCAACCATAAGAAAACAAAGCTCCAACAAACATTCTCTACCTTCTTGCAAGGAGAAATCTTCCTACGCAGAAACTATGGAGTATGGCTTGCAAGAGATGACAAATACATTCGTTACGTAATGGACTTTGTAAAGCATAAATAA
- a CDS encoding VOC family protein, with the protein MVPQRISLLTLGALKLPELRKFYQLLGWEETESSSDVYAIFKTAGVLLTLFPLEELAKDAGVELQSPLEGFRGVTFAINVNTPAEVDSVMEKVKEAGGKILREPSDAFWGGRTSYFADPENNLWEVAWNPSSIFDERGAMIEF; encoded by the coding sequence ATGGTTCCACAAAGGATTTCGTTGCTTACTTTAGGGGCTTTAAAATTACCGGAATTGCGCAAGTTTTATCAACTTCTCGGTTGGGAGGAAACGGAATCAAGCTCCGATGTATATGCTATTTTTAAGACGGCTGGTGTATTATTAACGTTGTTTCCTCTAGAGGAATTGGCGAAGGATGCTGGGGTGGAGCTTCAAAGCCCGCTGGAAGGTTTTAGAGGGGTTACTTTTGCTATTAATGTGAATACTCCAGCAGAAGTAGATAGTGTGATGGAAAAGGTGAAAGAGGCAGGTGGGAAAATTCTCAGAGAGCCAAGTGATGCTTTCTGGGGTGGAAGAACTTCCTATTTCGCTGATCCAGAAAATAATCTCTGGGAAGTAGCTTGGAATCCGAGTTCTATATTTGATGAAAGAGGAGCAATGATTGAATTTTAA